In the genome of Planctomycetota bacterium, the window CTGGAACGGGGTTCAGCACGTTCCAATCGTCGGAGGTCCGCGTCCGGCCCGAGGCACTCGAGTCGCTCCGCGTGGATCGTGACCTGCTGACCAGGCAGTTCCCCTTGCTCGAATCAGTTCCGCCCGCCACCGAGCCGGGCGCGAGCCCCCCCGGTTCGGACAACGGGGGCGGGTGACCACGGTCACCAGCCCGGGCGAGTGCGGTGGCATCATGCCGGTCGTGACGGGTGGCACGATCGTCGCGAACGTGTCGGGTAGCCTGTTCGGGCGGCACCGTTTTCGTGACCGTCCCCGTGGCGGTTCGATGTTTCCGAAGGTAGTGTTGGCCTGCCTTCAGGAGCATCTCCTTATGCGTCGGATCCACACCGGCCGCCTCTCAGCGGGTTGCCAGCGCGACCGAAGATCACACGGCGTGGACGGCACCCCACCGCTCGCGACGATCGTGGCCAGCCGTGTTCTGTTCGGCGTCCTCGTCGCGGCGACCACTTGGCCCTCGATCGGTGTGGCCCAGTCGGCCCCCTACAACCCGTATGCCGATTCCCAGGATTCGAAGCCTCCGGTGGCGGCCGACGGCACCCTCCACTGGGGAACCTTCTACAAGTCGGCGGAGTTGCAGCAGGCTTACCAGCGTTTGTGGAATCTGGGGGCCTGCCGGGGGACCAACAAGGCGATCACGGTACCCGTCGAGAACAACCGCCTTGCCGTCGACGGTCTTCCCGAGACGACGCTGACCGGGGTCGTGCGCGGGGTCCAGGGCCGGATCGGTGGCGGCATGATCGCCTTCGTCGATCCGACCGTCGAAGATCCCAGCCTCGCCGTGCGCGTCGCCGTCCTGCACCCGGCCGGTGTCTCCCGGCTGTCGATCCGCGGTGACGCCGACGCCACCGTGCTCCGCACCGGCCTGACGGTCCGGTGCCGTGCCACGGTCGATCGGCAGGGCAAGGCGATCGGCCCCGTCGAGACCGTCGACATCGTCACCCCACCGGTCGGATTCCGTTCCGATGCGATCCGTCCCGACACGCCGGGGACGATCATCGGCACCGTGACCCGCATCACCGCCGATAGCGTCATCCTCCGCGTCGACGCCGGGTCGATCCGGCGCGTCGTGATTCCCCTCACCGCCGGCCTGCGGATCTCCGTCGATTGCGCGGAACTGGACTTGGCGTCGGCCGGGGACACTGTGGAGATCAAGGGCCGACTGTGGACCGGCACCGGGTGCCTGGCCGGTGGCACCGTGTTCGCGTCGGACGTGACCATCGTCAAGCCCGAGCGGCTGGGAACGGTGGGTGTGGCACGGTCGCCATGAGCCTGCCTCGACGATCATTCCAACCGCTGGCGTGAGGCCTGACCGGTCCGGTAGATTCCTCGGTGGAAGCTGGAGTCGCACTGCCGTGCGGCGCGATGCCGTCCGACCCGGGATCGGATCATGGTGGGGACCGAACTGGGGTCACCGTCTCGCTCCCGCTGGAGACGATTCCCGGGGGGGGCCCGCCGGATCCTCGAGCAGGGGCTACGGTCGATCGCCGAGCTGCGCGCCGACATCGAGCGTGGTCGCACTGATCCCGACCGAATCCACGACCTGCGGGTGGCTGCACGCCGGTCGCTCGCCCACATGAGCCTTCTCCGCGACGTGCTTCCGGGTCGTCCGCGCCGGTGGTTCAAGAAGCGACTGCGTATTCTCCACCGTGTCGCCGCCCGGGTGCGCGATTTCGACAGCGTCGCTGCCCGGATCGGCAGGGATCCAAGCTTGGCCGGCTCCCGGTGCGGCCGTCGCCTCCTGGCGATCCTCGTCGCGTCGCGCCGTGCCGCCGAGCTCCCGCTGCGTCGGTTGGCGGTGCTGACCGGAGCCGGCGGATGGGAGGAGCGCGTCGGCCGGCTGTGCGCGTCCCTCGGCCACATCGACGTGCAGCGCCACTGGCAGCACCGCGTCCGGGGACGGCTCGAGAGGGTGATCGACCGTTTTCGCCGGGCCGGGCGGCGACGGTGCCGCGGCGAAGCCGAGATCCATGGCTTACGGATCGCAGGCAAGAAGCTCCGCTATCACCTCGACGCCTTCGCCACCTTCCTGACGAACCAGGCTGTCAACGCGAGTCGAGACTCCCTTCACGAACTCCAGGATCGGCTCGGGGCGTGTACCGACCGTGCCGCGTCTGCCCGTACGATGCGGCACCTGCAGCGCGCGGCATCCGCCAGGCGCGAGCGTCGCGGGTGGCGGCAGTGCCGCCGCGCCGAACAGGCGGCGGCACGGCGTGCGCGACGAGCGTTCACCGCCTGGTGGGATCGAGACCGTCGCCGGATGTTCCGGCGTCATTGCCGCGAGCTCCTCGGAAACACCCTGCCATGAATGGTCGCAACACGCACACCGTCGAGCGCACGCCCCCTTCGTCACTCATCGTCGCCATCGGTTTCGGCCTGCTCGCGGCGGTCGCCCTGTGGATGGTCTGCCGCGCCATCGCCCCCCCCACGACGGTACGACCGCCCCTCGCTCGCACGACGACGCCACCCGCCGTGGCATCGGCCCCGACGTCGGCGGCATTCGCCGCCACCGCTCCGGCCACGCTGGCGCCCCCCGCGATCGAGACCGATCGGATCGCCGGGATGGTGTGGATTGCGGGTGGCGAATTCTCGATGGGCTGTGCCGACCCGCGCGGCCTCCCTGACGGGGGGCGCGAGGCAATGGACGACGCGCGGCCGATCCATCGGGTCAAGGTCGACGGGTTTTTCATGGATCGGACCGAGGTCACCAACAGCCAATTCGCGGCCTTCACCGCCGCGACGGGCTATGTCACCGTCGCTGAAAAGCCACCGCGGGCCGAAGACTTTCCCGGAGCCCCGCCAGAGAACCTCGTCGCTGGGTCGATCGTCTTCACGCCCCCGGACGAACCGGTGCCTCTCGATACCCATTACCGGTGGTGGAACTACGTTCCAGGGGCAGATTGGCGCCATCCGTTCGGCCCGGGCAGCGGCATCGACGGCGAGGAGGACCGGCCTGTCGTGCACGTCGCCTATGCCGACGCCGAAGCCTACGCCCGGTGGGCGGGCAAGCGCCTGCCGACCGAGGCGGAGTGGGAGTTCGCCGCCCGTGGCGGCCAGAGCGGCGCGCCGTACCCATGGGGTGATGCCTTCCGCCCCGAGGGACGGTGGATGGCCAATACCTGGCAGGGACGTTTTCCGTACGACAACAGCGCGGCGGACGGCTTCGCCGGGATCGCGCCGGTGGGTCGGTTTCCCGCCAACGAGTACGGTCTCCACGACATGTCGGGTAACGTCTGGGAGTGGTGTGCCGACTGGTACCGCCCCGACACGTACCGGAACGACGCGGCCCGCGGCACCGTCGTCAACCCGGCCGGTCCCGATGACAGCCACGACCCACAGGAACCGGGCCAGGCCAAGCGGGTGCTCCGTGGCGGGTCGTTCCTCTGCACCGACCAGTACTGTTCCCGGTACATCGTCGGCACCCGTGGCAAGGCCGAGGTCTCGTCGGGGTGCAATCACATCGGTTTTCGCTGCGTTCTTTCACCGCGCTGAACAACCGGGTTCACCGCCGGTCACGATGCCCGCCCGGTCACTGCTCAAGGGCGCCGCATCCGGGCGCGCAGGTCGCGGAGGGAGAGCGTGTTGACCACGTCGCCGGCCGCGCATCCCGCACGCCTGGCCTGGAGAATCCCGCAGCGGAGATTGTCGAGGCCGGACACCGCATGGGCGTCGGTGGACACCACCAACCCGACCCCCGCATCGCGGGCCGCCGCGGCATGACGGTCGTCGAGATCGAGTCGCCACGGATTGGCATTGATCTCCAGGAAGGTCCCGGTCCGCGCCGCCGCGGCGATCACGGCCTCGATGTCGACGTCGTAGGCCGGACGGCGATTGATCAACCGCCCCGTGGGATGGCCGATGACACTGACCCAGGGATTCTCGATCGCCTCGATGATCCGCGCGGTGATCCGGTCGCGTGATTGCTGCTGGCCGTAGTGGAGGCTCGCGACGACCCAGTCGGCACGGGCGAGGACGTCATCGGGAAGGTCGAGCCCGCCCTGCTCGAGCATGTCGACCTCGACCCCCTTGAGAATCACCGTGGCGGAAGGGTCGGCATCGCGCAGCGACGCGTTGAGCACGTCGATCTCCTCCCACTGCGCCAGCAATCG includes:
- a CDS encoding CHAD domain-containing protein; its protein translation is MVGTELGSPSRSRWRRFPGGARRILEQGLRSIAELRADIERGRTDPDRIHDLRVAARRSLAHMSLLRDVLPGRPRRWFKKRLRILHRVAARVRDFDSVAARIGRDPSLAGSRCGRRLLAILVASRRAAELPLRRLAVLTGAGGWEERVGRLCASLGHIDVQRHWQHRVRGRLERVIDRFRRAGRRRCRGEAEIHGLRIAGKKLRYHLDAFATFLTNQAVNASRDSLHELQDRLGACTDRAASARTMRHLQRAASARRERRGWRQCRRAEQAAARRARRAFTAWWDRDRRRMFRRHCRELLGNTLP
- a CDS encoding formylglycine-generating enzyme family protein, coding for MVWIAGGEFSMGCADPRGLPDGGREAMDDARPIHRVKVDGFFMDRTEVTNSQFAAFTAATGYVTVAEKPPRAEDFPGAPPENLVAGSIVFTPPDEPVPLDTHYRWWNYVPGADWRHPFGPGSGIDGEEDRPVVHVAYADAEAYARWAGKRLPTEAEWEFAARGGQSGAPYPWGDAFRPEGRWMANTWQGRFPYDNSAADGFAGIAPVGRFPANEYGLHDMSGNVWEWCADWYRPDTYRNDAARGTVVNPAGPDDSHDPQEPGQAKRVLRGGSFLCTDQYCSRYIVGTRGKAEVSSGCNHIGFRCVLSPR